The Solibacillus sp. FSL R7-0682 genome includes a window with the following:
- a CDS encoding vWA domain-containing protein: MESNIRLLYSHSILNISPLLQQRFNELLKMAKMLNNICIEGEKLLPGFTNIIGDSWYAFFGRHPKIREQDMHPIKIHDTFIYKLLRNEEYIRWHELTKGDEMFSVLTAIGMAEQLKKLLENERSQTIVVPLHNHNQFSTLLQNLNDSTISTMIQRNKKKVSNTQKSIIAVGTMDGKKREEIPLLDQFELAEKLRNDKELRKIANLVGRFKKIVLKKQKMKQKQTMERNKITVGQEISRLLPAEMANYMIPNRKVDFLRRFSEQQTFIFDTNGKEKKGRGPIIICIDESSSMTSIKEQSKAFCIALLMIARNQKRDFAIIPFATKLGEVKIFLKGQATTQELIEFSNSFLGGGTNYEHPLRESLDILLKSEFKKADVLFVTDGSSYLSSSFIQQFLQAKKEKQFECTAIVLTNFYNAVDLTVVKKFSDRVIEVGELFEADEAFAL; encoded by the coding sequence ATGGAGTCAAATATACGGTTACTCTATAGTCATTCCATATTGAACATTTCACCGCTTCTACAACAACGCTTTAATGAATTATTAAAAATGGCAAAGATGTTGAATAATATTTGTATAGAAGGCGAAAAACTATTACCCGGTTTTACAAATATTATCGGTGACAGCTGGTATGCATTTTTCGGACGTCATCCAAAAATACGGGAACAAGATATGCACCCTATTAAAATTCATGACACATTTATTTATAAGCTATTACGAAATGAGGAATATATCCGTTGGCATGAACTCACGAAAGGAGACGAAATGTTTAGTGTATTAACAGCGATTGGAATGGCTGAACAGCTGAAAAAATTATTGGAGAATGAGAGAAGTCAAACAATTGTCGTTCCACTGCATAATCACAATCAATTTTCGACACTTTTACAAAACCTAAACGATTCTACAATCTCTACGATGATTCAACGGAATAAAAAGAAAGTAAGTAATACGCAAAAGTCTATTATTGCGGTAGGTACAATGGATGGAAAAAAACGAGAAGAAATTCCGCTACTTGATCAATTCGAGCTGGCAGAAAAATTACGGAACGATAAGGAGCTTCGGAAAATTGCTAATCTGGTTGGTCGCTTTAAAAAAATCGTGTTGAAAAAACAAAAAATGAAGCAAAAACAAACGATGGAGCGAAATAAAATTACCGTTGGCCAAGAAATATCGCGGTTATTACCGGCTGAAATGGCGAATTATATGATTCCTAATCGCAAAGTTGACTTTTTAAGACGCTTTAGTGAGCAGCAAACGTTTATCTTTGATACGAACGGGAAAGAGAAAAAAGGCAGAGGTCCGATAATAATTTGTATCGATGAAAGTAGTTCGATGACGTCGATTAAAGAACAAAGTAAAGCATTTTGTATCGCGCTCTTAATGATAGCAAGAAATCAAAAACGTGATTTTGCAATTATTCCATTCGCTACAAAGCTGGGAGAAGTTAAAATCTTCTTGAAAGGTCAAGCTACGACACAGGAGCTGATTGAGTTTAGTAATAGTTTTCTAGGTGGCGGGACAAATTACGAACATCCATTACGAGAATCATTGGACATTTTATTAAAAAGTGAATTTAAAAAAGCGGATGTATTATTTGTGACAGACGGCTCCAGCTACTTGTCATCTAGCTTTATCCAACAATTTCTTCAAGCAAAAAAGGAAAAGCAATTTGAATGTACGGCAATTGTCCTGACAAATTTTTATAACGCAGTTGATTTAACTGTTGTGAAGAAGTTTTCAGATCGTGTCATTGAGGTTGGAGAATTATTTGAAGCAGATGAAGCATTTGCTTTGTAA
- a CDS encoding DUF2785 domain-containing protein: protein MYQQDYDQLLSLTPMDRAQYVLNNEEIFEQLLAEVGNDNAQLRDQQNYRLFLQLLSENVIPEKIIHHYVQRLTSSEGLLYEIGAVGDTSVFQRSFSALFLTAIVHADRQLQFLNEIEIEQITKSALTLFTKEKDLRSYVNELSGWAHSIAHTTDLLCAIIQHTHYPIQYTAHILQGIRQNLWKGYVFQDDEEERFCNIVEALLGKEIDEDLLIEWIEQLYDYLEMVAFERGYDANWFKARTNLLATSKTLYFYLKFSNRSEKLRGIVSIFIQRWLKLN from the coding sequence TTGTACCAGCAAGATTATGATCAATTATTATCATTAACACCAATGGACCGTGCACAATATGTATTAAACAATGAAGAAATATTTGAGCAACTATTAGCAGAGGTTGGAAATGACAATGCACAACTAAGAGATCAACAAAATTACCGTTTATTTCTTCAATTGCTATCAGAGAATGTAATACCAGAAAAAATCATTCATCACTATGTACAACGTTTAACATCATCTGAAGGCCTGCTCTATGAAATTGGAGCAGTTGGAGATACAAGTGTTTTTCAACGTTCATTCTCAGCGCTTTTTTTAACAGCTATTGTACATGCTGATCGCCAACTACAATTTTTAAATGAAATTGAAATTGAACAAATAACAAAAAGTGCACTTACTCTTTTTACAAAGGAAAAGGATTTACGCAGTTATGTAAATGAACTATCAGGATGGGCACATAGTATTGCGCACACTACAGATCTTTTATGTGCAATTATTCAACATACTCATTATCCAATTCAATATACAGCACATATTTTACAGGGGATCCGTCAAAACTTATGGAAGGGATATGTATTCCAAGATGATGAGGAAGAGCGCTTCTGTAATATTGTTGAAGCTTTGTTAGGAAAGGAGATTGACGAGGACTTACTCATTGAATGGATCGAGCAGTTATATGATTATTTGGAAATGGTAGCGTTCGAGCGCGGCTATGATGCAAATTGGTTTAAAGCAAGAACGAATTTATTAGCGACTTCCAAAACACTCTACTTTTATTTGAAATTTTCAAATCGAAGTGAAAAATTACGGGGAATTGTCTCCATCTTTATCCAACGTTGGCTCAAATTGAACTAA